A single genomic interval of Vulpes vulpes isolate BD-2025 chromosome 3, VulVul3, whole genome shotgun sequence harbors:
- the MSRB1 gene encoding methionine-R-sulfoxide reductase B1: protein MSFCSFFGGEVFQNHFEPGVYVCAKCGHELFSSHSKYAHSSPWPAFTETIHADSVAKRPERNSPEALKVSCGKCGNGLGHEFLNDGPKLGQSRFUIFSSSLKFIPKGKGTSGSQEV, encoded by the exons ATGTCCTTCTGCAGCTTCTTCGGGGGCGAGGTTTTCCAGAACCACTTTGAGCCGG gTGTCTATGTGTGTGCAAAGTGTGGCCATGAGCTCTTCTCCAGCCACTCAAAGTACGCACACTCATCCCCGTGGCCCGCCTTCACTGAGACCATTCATGCAGATAGTGTGGCCAAGCGTCCAGAACGCAATTCGCCTGAAGCCTTAAAG GTGTCCTGCGGCAAGTGTGGGAATGGGCTGGGCCACGAGTTCCTGAATGACGGCCCCAAGCTGGGGCAGTCCCGCTTCTGAATATTCAGCAGCTCACTGAAGTTCATCCCGAAAG